In Stigmatopora argus isolate UIUO_Sarg chromosome 10, RoL_Sarg_1.0, whole genome shotgun sequence, the following proteins share a genomic window:
- the c15h3orf80 gene encoding putative membrane protein C3orf80 homolog yields MPRRWGGGGGNTGTLFSACLFSVCQALRNCGEVHCGDGQQCCPPIGAGNGSNNGGGGGGGGGGVDGGATVRCCKLPIHVFFDNVGWFTRKLSGILILLLLFAMGYFIQRIVCPRPRRHPHQDRGEEPSLFHGHTSASQDTLLDRYPECNPVDFASANLPAYDEVKYLPTYEESMQEMHRDRSDDNLLADNETRNPGRCRAAGTGAGDLRMEVLDSSGGQQAGPRTSRNSV; encoded by the coding sequence ATGCCCCGTCGTTGGGGCGGAGGCGGTGGAAACACGGGCACCCTTTTCTCGGCGTGCCTCTTCTCCGTGTGTCAAGCTCTGCGGAACTGCGGGGAGGTCCATTGCGGAGACGGGCAACAGTGCTGCCCGCCCATCGGTGCCGGGAACGGGAGCAataacggcggcggcggcggtggaggaggcggcggcgtaGACGGAGGCGCGACGGTTCGCTGCTGCAAGCTCCCGATCCACGTCTTCTTCGACAACGTGGGCTGGTTCACGCGAAAGTTGTCCGGCATCCTCATCCTGTTGCTGCTCTTCGCCATGGGCTACTTCATCCAGAGAATCGTGTGCCCGCGACCGCGCCGACACCCGCACCAGGACCGCGGGGAGGAGCCCTCGCTCTTCCACGGTCACACGTCCGCCTCCCAGGACACTTTACTGGACCGCTACCCCGAGTGTAATCCGGTGGATTTCGCCTCAGCCAACCTGCCAGCATACGACGAGGTTAAATATTTGCCCACGTACGAAGAAAGCATGCAGGAGATGCACCGGGACCGCTCCGATGACAACTTGCTGGCCGACAATGAGACGCGGAATCCGGGAAGATGCAGAGCGGCCGGGACGGGGGCCGGAGACCTCAGAATGGAAGTCCTGGACAGTTCGGGAGGGCAACAAGCTGGCCCAAGGACATCTCGGAACTCTGTCTAA
- the LOC144084085 gene encoding uncharacterized protein LOC144084085: MLNTGSLQKSLVLFITLVVVGTCAKGPGKVTECCTKVSSKEITEEVYAYRVEVPQLPCMPAVIFYTETDYYCAQIRAPWVREKTAAIRKAAIARALTTNAPLSN, translated from the exons ATGCTCAACACCGGAAGCCTTCAGAAGAGTTTGGTATTATTCATAACACTGGTCGTCGTGGGGACATGCGCGAAAGGAC CGGGGAAGGTGACCGAATGCTGTACGAAGGTCAGCAGTAAGGAGATCACGGAGGAAGTTTACGCATACCGAGTGGAAGTACCTCAACTGCCATGCATGCCCGCCGTCAT CTTCTACACCGAAACTGACTACTACTGTGCCCAAATCCGGGCGCCATGGGTCCGCGAGAAGACCGCCGCCATTAG AAAAGCGGCCATTGCTCGGGCTTTAACCACAAATGCGCCCCTGTCCAATTGA